A genomic stretch from Sphingobacterium sp. ML3W includes:
- a CDS encoding TrkA family potassium uptake protein: MKYIVLGLGHFGRSLGVHLTELGHEVIGADKSLTIVEQLKDKITHTVCLDTTDREAVSSLPLKDAHAVIVAIGEDEGASLMTVALLKQLKVKRIIGRIVSDLQKTVLEAMEINEYIMPEEEAAERLAMRLDNIDIVDSFKVSDRYSIVETKVPQRYIGMTLREANLTNLYKIIVLTTVKITETKKDGITKEQKEASGIATSETVMAEGDILVVFGELSDINKLIQKGE; the protein is encoded by the coding sequence ATGAAGTATATTGTTTTAGGGTTAGGACATTTTGGGCGTTCATTGGGTGTTCATCTTACTGAACTCGGTCATGAAGTGATTGGAGCAGATAAAAGTCTAACTATAGTGGAGCAGCTCAAAGATAAGATCACACATACCGTATGTTTGGATACAACGGATCGGGAGGCTGTATCTTCACTACCTTTGAAAGATGCGCATGCTGTAATTGTAGCTATTGGGGAAGATGAAGGAGCGTCTCTTATGACTGTAGCACTCCTAAAACAATTAAAAGTAAAGCGTATAATCGGCCGTATCGTATCTGATTTGCAGAAGACAGTTTTGGAAGCGATGGAGATCAATGAGTATATTATGCCAGAAGAAGAGGCTGCAGAGCGTTTGGCGATGCGGTTGGACAATATCGATATCGTTGATTCCTTTAAGGTTTCAGATCGGTATTCTATTGTCGAAACAAAGGTTCCGCAGCGTTATATTGGTATGACGCTACGCGAGGCTAATCTGACGAATCTATATAAAATTATTGTACTGACAACAGTCAAAATTACAGAGACAAAAAAAGACGGAATTACCAAAGAACAAAAGGAAGCATCTGGTATCGCCACGTCTGAAACAGTCATGGCGGAAGGGGATATCTTAGTTGTTTTTGGCGAATTATCCGACATCAATAAGTTAATTCAAAAAGGAGAATAA
- a CDS encoding YbjQ family protein has product MLLTTTSVIEGHQIDRYLGIVSSEVVLGANAIKDMMAGFRDFFGGRSNSYERAFQETREAALRELEDRAKALGADAVVGVRLDFQTVGTGGMMMVGATGTAVKMK; this is encoded by the coding sequence ATGTTATTAACAACAACAAGTGTTATCGAGGGACACCAGATCGATCGTTATTTGGGGATTGTTTCTTCAGAGGTTGTTTTGGGAGCAAATGCCATTAAGGATATGATGGCTGGATTTAGAGATTTTTTTGGCGGTCGGTCCAATTCCTATGAACGGGCGTTTCAGGAGACTCGTGAGGCTGCATTGCGTGAACTAGAAGATCGCGCGAAAGCATTGGGAGCTGACGCAGTCGTTGGCGTACGATTGGATTTCCAAACTGTTGGAACAGGGGGAATGATGATGGTAGGAGCAACGGGGACAGCCGTTAAAATGAAATAA
- a CDS encoding YfhO family protein — MKNWFKANSAHLIVIAVFIALVFFYFTPVWQGKTLAQSDVVQAQAGQKELFDYKAKDGKAPLWTNSMFGGMPTYQIWQANENNIGTYLLKAVKFAFPSPMDTVLFYLLGAYFLFSVLRIKPWLAAVGAVAIAFTSYNFIYIEAGHITRANAIAFIPPVIAAVIMCYRGSKLWGPVLLALFLSLEIRVNHLQTTYYLLMALMVYVIFTLVDAIKQKQLKEFFIASGRQVIAVIIALMVNASILLPTWEYSKLSTRGHANITKVDNNNTKAKGLDKEYAYEWSQGIGETMTFMIPNAYGGASGGQLDEKSHVAKFFMEKGRVSEVQAGQMAQGMPTYWGDKRFTSGPWYFGAGVFFLFILGLVIVKNRFKWWILTTTILALLLSFGKNFTLVSDLFFDYFPMYNKFRAVESILVLVSITVPLLAIMTVNELLTRAKEIPNLDKKVLYTFAGVGGVCLLIGLMPDLFLNFRNGEHNNLIESFTQQIGDKSFATELANQLVLDRKDIASKDAYRSFVIILLTFGLVWFYLKKKLNEGVLLGTLLILFLFDLWSVDKRFLNDKSFMEKGATAQQVFQQREVDQLILMDKDLSYRVLDLTTDPFSDARPSYFHKSLGGYHAAKLMRFQEILENQFNGALNEDVLDMFNVRYLITTDPQNQSQRIVRRSTAAGNAWFVDKVTFVKGNAEEMQAISSFDPLKEAFVNQQYQNEIKAKTSSATTTGEIKLTSYHPDKMQYEYTTANDAFAVFSEIFYDKGWKAYVDGKETPIIRADYLLRALQLPAGTHKVEFIFDPESHKMGNLLTLIASIILGLGVAAAAYFSLRDTKKETVA, encoded by the coding sequence ATGAAAAATTGGTTTAAGGCGAATTCAGCACATTTGATCGTTATTGCGGTATTTATTGCGCTCGTATTTTTTTATTTCACACCTGTTTGGCAAGGAAAGACACTTGCCCAATCAGATGTTGTACAGGCGCAAGCTGGACAAAAGGAATTATTTGATTATAAAGCCAAAGATGGAAAGGCGCCTTTATGGACGAATTCTATGTTTGGAGGAATGCCTACCTATCAAATCTGGCAGGCAAATGAAAATAATATTGGTACCTACTTGTTGAAAGCGGTGAAGTTTGCCTTTCCAAGTCCGATGGACACAGTGTTGTTTTATCTATTGGGGGCCTACTTTCTTTTTAGCGTATTACGCATCAAACCCTGGCTTGCTGCGGTGGGCGCAGTTGCAATAGCCTTTACTTCCTACAACTTTATTTATATTGAAGCTGGACATATTACCAGGGCAAATGCAATTGCCTTTATACCGCCTGTTATTGCTGCGGTGATTATGTGTTATCGTGGGAGTAAGTTATGGGGGCCAGTACTGCTGGCGTTATTTCTTTCCTTGGAAATACGTGTCAATCACTTACAGACGACTTATTACTTGTTAATGGCGTTGATGGTATACGTTATTTTTACCTTAGTCGATGCAATCAAACAAAAACAATTAAAGGAATTCTTTATCGCCTCCGGCAGACAGGTGATTGCGGTTATCATTGCTTTAATGGTCAATGCATCCATTTTATTGCCTACTTGGGAGTACAGTAAGCTGAGTACACGTGGCCATGCTAATATTACGAAGGTTGACAATAATAACACAAAAGCAAAAGGACTGGATAAAGAATATGCTTATGAATGGAGCCAAGGTATTGGCGAGACCATGACCTTTATGATTCCTAATGCTTATGGCGGAGCTAGTGGTGGTCAATTGGACGAAAAATCGCATGTTGCCAAATTCTTTATGGAAAAAGGAAGAGTGTCTGAAGTTCAAGCAGGGCAGATGGCACAAGGTATGCCAACCTATTGGGGGGACAAACGCTTTACATCAGGACCATGGTATTTTGGGGCCGGTGTTTTCTTCTTGTTTATATTGGGACTTGTTATTGTCAAAAACCGTTTCAAATGGTGGATATTGACGACTACTATATTAGCATTGCTTTTGTCATTTGGAAAGAATTTCACATTGGTTTCTGATTTATTCTTTGATTATTTTCCGATGTACAACAAGTTTAGAGCTGTGGAATCCATCCTGGTTCTTGTTTCAATCACAGTACCTCTGTTGGCTATTATGACGGTGAATGAATTGCTGACACGGGCCAAAGAAATTCCAAACCTGGATAAGAAAGTGCTTTATACTTTTGCCGGTGTGGGGGGCGTTTGCCTACTGATTGGTTTAATGCCTGATCTATTCTTGAATTTTAGAAATGGGGAACATAATAATTTAATAGAATCGTTCACACAGCAAATTGGTGATAAATCTTTTGCTACGGAACTGGCAAATCAACTGGTTTTGGATCGTAAGGATATCGCGAGTAAAGATGCTTACCGCTCCTTTGTGATTATTTTGCTTACATTCGGACTTGTTTGGTTTTACCTTAAGAAAAAGCTTAATGAAGGTGTTTTATTGGGTACCTTGCTTATCTTGTTCTTATTCGATTTGTGGAGCGTAGATAAACGCTTTTTGAATGATAAATCCTTTATGGAGAAAGGTGCGACTGCACAGCAGGTGTTCCAGCAACGGGAGGTCGATCAATTGATTTTGATGGATAAGGATCTAAGTTATCGCGTCCTTGACTTGACGACTGATCCATTCTCTGATGCCCGCCCTTCGTATTTCCATAAATCGTTAGGAGGCTACCATGCTGCTAAATTAATGCGTTTTCAGGAAATTTTAGAGAACCAATTCAATGGAGCGCTTAATGAAGATGTATTGGATATGTTCAATGTGCGTTATTTAATTACAACAGATCCTCAAAATCAGTCGCAGCGTATTGTGAGACGGAGTACTGCCGCTGGAAATGCTTGGTTTGTAGACAAGGTGACTTTTGTAAAAGGAAATGCGGAGGAAATGCAAGCGATCAGCTCTTTTGATCCACTTAAAGAAGCATTTGTGAATCAACAGTACCAGAATGAAATCAAAGCAAAAACTTCCAGCGCGACTACAACAGGAGAAATTAAATTGACTTCCTATCATCCTGATAAAATGCAGTACGAATATACTACTGCTAATGACGCTTTTGCGGTATTCTCCGAGATATTCTACGATAAGGGCTGGAAGGCTTATGTTGATGGAAAGGAAACGCCAATTATCCGTGCAGATTATTTGCTGAGAGCGTTGCAATTGCCAGCGGGAACACATAAAGTCGAATTTATCTTTGATCCAGAATCACATAAGATGGGTAATTTACTGACTTTAATAGCGTCGATTATCCTTGGATTAGGAGTAGCGGCTGCTGCATATTTCTCATTACGGGATACAAAAAAAGAAACAGTTGCATAG
- a CDS encoding ribonuclease HII has protein sequence MLLSYYQDQQVEAGCDEAGRGCLAGPVFAAAVIFPADYHHELLNDSKKLSEKKRMALRPIIEREALAYAVASVSAEEIDRINIHNASYLAMHKALDMLQIKAEYIIVDGNRFIPYQETPHSCIIKGDGKYLSIAAASILAKTYRDEYMDNLASDYPAYDWLNNKGYPTVKHRTAVLEYGSTPHHRKSFRITDPQLKLF, from the coding sequence ATGCTATTATCATATTATCAAGATCAACAGGTTGAAGCGGGATGTGACGAGGCTGGCAGAGGTTGTTTGGCAGGACCGGTCTTTGCAGCAGCGGTAATTTTCCCCGCTGATTATCATCATGAGCTGCTCAACGATTCAAAAAAATTAAGCGAAAAAAAAAGGATGGCATTACGGCCGATTATTGAACGGGAAGCACTTGCCTATGCTGTAGCGAGTGTTTCAGCGGAAGAAATTGACCGCATAAATATTCACAATGCCAGTTATCTTGCCATGCATAAAGCCTTAGATATGCTACAAATAAAAGCGGAATATATCATTGTGGACGGGAACAGATTTATTCCTTACCAAGAAACTCCCCATTCCTGCATCATAAAAGGCGATGGAAAATACCTTTCTATCGCAGCAGCCTCCATCTTGGCCAAAACCTACCGTGACGAATACATGGACAATCTGGCTTCGGATTACCCCGCTTATGATTGGCTTAATAATAAAGGCTATCCGACCGTAAAGCATCGGACTGCAGTGCTAGAATATGGTTCTACACCGCATCATAGAAAAAGCTTTAGAATAACTGACCCACAGCTCAAATTATTCTAA
- a CDS encoding outer membrane beta-barrel protein, with protein sequence MRGFMLFLLSMLTGWTVYGQTRSVQGMLKDDKNRVVAGATVKLTSKLDSMVAGSNMAGIFIFDRIKADTFKITVSNLGFERFEKEFDFPKGEVKYIIPSLTLQQNSQMLEEVVVDGVPTVVVKSDTLEYTMKDLKLRDGAVAEDALKKLQGVEVDKDGNVTAQGESVKRVRINGKDFFGGDVKTATQNLPANIVQKMQIIDDYGDMANITGNKNGDSEKVLNIQIDPKYNQGHMTTLRAGYGTEDRYQATGMWMGMREGEQISVLGNLNNTNAPLFDFNTTGGGARRGQGGGGRRGGGMFGGSDGLTKIGSIGLNFRKDFSDKLTAYGSYSYSHSNNTTLSQRFQENTLPNIMQTDSVTSNSNTIGGSHRFEANVEWKPSANDYIKISPQFGYDKSDVTTFSESTTYRNNAFNNSQKQDIIANSTAPRFGVSGLYNRKLNDKGRNVFVNMNFNNAKTEKDQNAILDRLLADPNNADAPLSSIYEKTILEASNKSWNAGASLNYTEPLSEKGRLEFTYDFNKNKYDNSNRQEGRNMAGELIADDPKLNFDYNYDYSFSTHKVGANYLYNGDKITYSIGAAAQPSQLRGDAISSGLIVPIHRNNMNWMPIARFEYKFSRQSNISVNYSGTPNEPSVTQILPFDMSTNRTSIVIGNANLNPEFSHQLNMRFRKNDFQKGNNFFAFVNAGLTNNKIVSLSKSYFDDLIDYQTGQTNSTLISETRYLNETNDKPFNVSSFYHYGKSLKEKTYNIMLMGGVSYNKNIGYVSTEKDDNIGQKNIARNIVFNQGLMFRYNPSENLEINPGVRYQYNHTENSLTNRTTNVSSWTPTLIGSINITPTTIFGADLSKQFNSGYGAGINANPFVINTYVEQKFLKEQRATIRLQAFDLLNEQTNVSRTVNESMIMDSRTNRLGRYFMLLFTYKFQKFAMGTPQGGDDFHGGMRRPRM encoded by the coding sequence ATGAGAGGCTTCATGCTTTTTTTATTGAGTATGTTAACAGGATGGACAGTATATGGCCAGACGAGAAGCGTACAAGGAATGTTGAAGGACGACAAGAACCGAGTTGTCGCAGGAGCAACTGTTAAGTTGACTTCAAAATTGGATTCTATGGTAGCAGGTTCAAATATGGCCGGTATTTTTATATTTGATAGGATCAAGGCGGATACGTTTAAGATTACCGTTTCTAATTTAGGATTTGAACGTTTTGAAAAGGAGTTTGATTTTCCTAAGGGAGAGGTAAAATACATTATCCCAAGTTTGACCTTGCAACAGAATTCGCAGATGCTTGAGGAGGTTGTTGTGGATGGGGTACCTACCGTGGTTGTGAAAAGTGATACGCTGGAGTACACTATGAAGGATCTGAAATTACGTGATGGGGCTGTAGCGGAGGATGCGTTGAAAAAATTACAAGGCGTTGAAGTGGATAAAGATGGGAATGTTACCGCGCAGGGTGAATCTGTAAAAAGGGTCAGAATTAATGGCAAAGACTTCTTTGGAGGCGATGTTAAGACAGCAACTCAGAATCTTCCAGCCAATATTGTGCAAAAAATGCAGATTATTGATGATTATGGGGACATGGCTAACATTACAGGTAACAAGAACGGTGATTCCGAAAAAGTACTGAACATTCAGATCGATCCCAAATATAACCAAGGCCATATGACAACGCTCCGTGCTGGCTATGGAACAGAGGATCGTTATCAGGCAACAGGAATGTGGATGGGGATGCGCGAAGGAGAGCAGATTTCTGTACTAGGAAACTTAAACAATACCAATGCACCCTTGTTTGATTTCAATACAACAGGTGGTGGCGCCCGACGTGGTCAAGGTGGTGGTGGACGCCGTGGTGGCGGTATGTTTGGTGGTTCAGATGGCCTTACTAAGATAGGTTCCATTGGTCTTAATTTTCGCAAGGATTTTTCTGATAAGCTGACTGCTTATGGTAGCTATAGTTATAGCCATAGTAACAATACGACATTATCACAGCGATTTCAGGAAAACACGCTTCCCAATATCATGCAAACGGATAGTGTTACATCTAATAGCAACACGATTGGCGGTAGTCATCGCTTCGAGGCAAATGTGGAGTGGAAACCCTCAGCCAATGACTATATTAAAATCTCACCACAATTTGGTTATGATAAAAGTGATGTAACAACATTTTCAGAATCAACTACCTATCGCAACAACGCATTTAACAATTCACAAAAACAGGATATAATCGCTAATTCGACAGCTCCTCGATTTGGTGTCAGCGGATTATACAATCGTAAATTGAATGATAAAGGCAGAAATGTTTTTGTAAACATGAACTTCAATAATGCAAAAACAGAAAAGGACCAAAACGCAATCTTGGATAGGTTATTGGCAGATCCTAATAATGCAGATGCTCCTTTAAGTTCGATTTATGAGAAAACGATTTTAGAGGCCAGTAATAAAAGCTGGAACGCAGGTGCTTCATTGAACTATACAGAGCCACTTTCAGAAAAAGGAAGATTAGAGTTTACCTATGATTTCAACAAGAATAAATATGATAATTCCAATAGACAGGAAGGTCGTAATATGGCTGGGGAGCTGATTGCTGATGATCCTAAATTGAATTTTGACTATAATTATGATTATTCTTTCTCAACACATAAAGTAGGTGCTAATTATCTATATAATGGCGATAAAATCACCTATTCTATTGGGGCAGCTGCACAACCGTCTCAATTGCGGGGAGATGCAATCAGTTCGGGATTAATTGTTCCGATACATCGAAACAATATGAATTGGATGCCAATTGCGCGATTTGAGTATAAGTTCTCCCGCCAATCCAATATTTCTGTGAACTATTCCGGCACGCCAAATGAACCGTCAGTTACCCAGATTCTACCCTTTGATATGAGTACAAATCGTACGAGTATAGTAATCGGTAATGCAAATCTAAATCCCGAGTTTAGCCACCAATTGAATATGCGTTTTCGCAAAAATGATTTTCAGAAAGGAAATAACTTCTTCGCTTTTGTCAATGCTGGCCTGACAAATAATAAAATTGTGAGCCTTAGCAAGAGTTATTTTGATGATTTAATAGATTATCAGACAGGACAAACAAATTCCACCTTAATTTCCGAAACACGGTATTTGAATGAAACTAATGACAAACCATTTAATGTTAGTTCTTTTTATCATTATGGGAAATCACTGAAAGAAAAAACCTACAATATTATGTTGATGGGAGGAGTTTCTTATAACAAAAACATAGGTTATGTTTCTACGGAGAAAGATGATAATATTGGTCAAAAAAATATTGCCCGTAATATTGTATTTAATCAGGGCTTGATGTTTAGGTATAACCCTTCCGAAAATCTAGAAATAAATCCTGGTGTTCGTTATCAATACAATCATACGGAAAATTCATTGACAAATCGAACAACCAATGTTTCTTCTTGGACACCGACTTTGATTGGTTCAATAAATATTACACCGACAACAATTTTTGGGGCAGATCTTTCAAAACAGTTTAATAGTGGTTATGGTGCGGGAATTAATGCAAATCCGTTTGTTATCAATACTTATGTTGAGCAAAAGTTCTTAAAGGAACAACGTGCTACTATACGCCTACAGGCATTTGATTTGTTAAACGAACAGACCAATGTATCTAGAACAGTGAACGAATCTATGATCATGGATAGTCGTACAAATCGCCTCGGGCGCTATTTTATGCTTTTATTCACCTATAAATTCCAGAAGTTTGCAATGGGGACCCCACAGGGGGGAGATGACTTTCATGGAGGTATGAGAAGACCTCGTATGTAA